Proteins encoded within one genomic window of Thunnus maccoyii chromosome 22, fThuMac1.1, whole genome shotgun sequence:
- the LOC121889651 gene encoding butyrophilin subfamily 3 member A2-like: protein MLLQTNRQSLQSPLKTFCVLVVHFLRTHSCKGQSQLIGSSQPIVATVGDDIILPCHLEPAMDVAAMTLEWTRSDSDPINVHVCRAGQDLTHVKHPSYRGRTSLFTDELKQGNISLKLSKVKLSDGGKYKCNIPTLNQQSSVELFVASDAASSPVISVVLQCESKGWHPEPEVFWLDGEGNLLSAGRKETVRGPDDLYTVSSRVTVEKRHNNNFTCRVQQNNINQTRETHVIVPDDFFKVQSSSSPVTVGLVVCLVLIVAAAVFFFGWKWRQNMIKTKRSRRDETEGGSKNVSKSNDTQMQPLNAAGTEGETVYPTVSAENKIKVLQDEVNKLRDEKKSLDTKKNELEEQLRNEEQRRINAETEVETLKEQLEKKNKERDTSPASQSSTTEHDGTQEGRDVSSSDMSNQASS, encoded by the exons ATGCTTCTCCAGACGAACAGACAGTCCCTTCAATCTCCACTCAAAACCTTCTGTGTTTTGGTCGTCCATTTTCTCCGAACACACTCTTGTAAAG gTCAGTCCCAGTTAATTGGTTCATCTCAGCCAATAGTGGCAACAGTTGGTGATGACATCATTTTGCCATGTCATCTGGAACCTGCCATGGATGTTGCTGCCATGACACTGGAGTGGACCAGATCTGACTCGGACCCCATAAATGTCCATGTGTGTCGTGCTGGTCAGGACCTCACACATGTTAAACATCCATCTTACAGGGGACGGACATCACTGTTCACTGATGAGTTGAAACAGggaaacatttcactgaaacTCTCTAAAGTGAAACTTTCTGATGGGGGAAAATACAAATGTAACATTCCAACACTCAATCAACAATCTTCTGTTGAACTATTTGTTG cATCAGATGCTGCCTCCTCACCTGTCATCAGTGTGGTGTTACAGTGTGAGTCTAAAGGCTGGCATCCAGAGCCTGAGGTGTTTTGGTTGGACGGTGAGGGAAACCTCCTCTCTGCTGGACGTAAAGAGACAGTCAGAGGTCCTGATGACCTCTATActgtcagcagcagagtgactgtagagaagagacacaacaacaacttcaCCTGTAGAGTCCAACAGAACAACATCAACCAGACCAGAGAGACACACGTTATTGTTCCAG ATGATTTCTTTAAGGTCCAGTCCAGTTCTTCTCCTGTCACAGTTGGTTTGGTTGTTTGCCTCGtgttaattgttgcagctgcagttttcttttttgggtGGAAATGGAGACAAAACATGATCA agaCCAAGAGAAGCCGCAGAGATGAAACTGAAGGAGGAAGTAAGAACGTTTCTAAAAGTAATGACACTCAAATGCAGCCTCTAAATGCAGCAGGAACAGAAGGAGAAACAGTATATCCAACAGTGTCAGCAGAgaacaag ATTAAAGTCTTACAAGATGAAGTCAACAAGCTCCGGGATGAAAAGAAGAGCCTGGACACCAAGAAAAATGAG TTGGAGGAGCAACTCAGGAatgaggagcagaggaggattAATGCTGAGACAGAAGTGGAGACCTTGAAGGAGCAGctggagaagaagaacaaggag agagacACCAGTCCAGCCAGTCAGAGCTCAACCACAGAACACGACGGCACCCAAGAAGGAAGAGATGTCAGTTCCAGCGACATGTCCAATCAG GCTTCCAGCTGA